GGGGCGCGCCTGAACACCATTCATAACCTGCACTACTACCAGGATCTCATGCGCGGCCTGCGGGAGGCCATCGCCAGCGGCCAGTTGGCAGACTTCGTGGCGGACTTCTACGCCCGCCGCGGGCAGGCCGTGCCGCCGCTGGCCTGAGCGGGCCGCGCAACACATTCGGAAAATGTATAAAAGGAACTGCGATGAGTTTTGATCTTGGCTTGATCTCTTCCGCCTATGCCCAGGCGCCGGCCGCGCCGCAGGAGCCCAACCTGCTGCTGCAGCTCGCGCCGATGCTGGTCATCTTCGCCATTTTCTACTTTCTCCTCATCCGCCCCCAGATGAAGCGGGCCAAGGAGCTGAAGCAGCTGGTGGAGTCGCTGGCCAAGGGCGACGAGGTGGTGACCAACGGCGGCCTGGCCGGGCGGGTGGTCAACGTGGGCGACGATTTCCTCGGGCTGGAAGTGGCCGACGGCGTGGTGGTCAAGGTGCAGAAGCAGGCGGTGACCCTGGTGCTGCCCAAGGGTTCGCTGAAAAAGACCTGAACGCCGGACCCTCGCTCCATTCCGCCCTGCCTAAGGAACGCGCTGCATGAATCGTTATCCGCTGTGGAAGTATCTGCTGATTCTGGCGGTACTCATTCCGTCCTTCCTGTACGCCCTGCCCAACGTCTACGGCACCGATCCGGCCCTGGAGATCAAGGCGCCCCAGGGCACTGCGGCTCCAAGCCCGGCGCAGGTCGAGTCTCTGCTGCAGCAGGCGCGCATTCCGTATCTGCAGGTGCGGCAAGGCGGCGGCGAGATCCGGGCGCGTTTCCCTGATGCCGAGTCCCAGGCCAGCGCCCAGGTGCTCCTGCGCCAGCGCCTGCCGGCGCAGACGGAAGTGGCCTTGGCCTCCCTGTCCGCCGCGCCGGGCTGGCTGCAGGCCCTTGGCGCCAAGCCGGTGAATCTCGGCCTGGATCTGCGCGGCGGTGTCTACCTGCTCCTGCAGGTGCAGACGGAGGTGGCGATCAACCGCGCCGTCGATCGCTACGTGGACGAGTTGCGCGTCTTCATGCGCGAGAAGGGCATCCAGTACCTGCGGGTGGAGCGCGAGGGCGCACAGGCGCTGCGCATCAAGCTGAACGATCAGGCCGCCCTCGACGCTGCCGGCCGCGAGTTCGGCGAGCGCTATCCCGAACTGGCCCTCCTGCCGGAGCGCACGCCCGACGGCCTTTTTCTGCGCGTCACCCTGACCGACGCGGAAAAGGAGCGTCTGCGCAAGTTCGCGGTGGAGCAGGGCATCATCACCATCCGCAACCGCATCGACCAGCTCGGCGTGAGCGAGCCGGTCATCCAGCGCCAAGGCATCGACCGCATCGCCGTGCAACTGCCGGGCGTGCAGGACACCGCCCGCGCTAAGCAGATCATCGGCTCCACTGCGCAGCTCGAGTTCAAGATGGTCGACGAGGAGCACGATGTGGCTGCCGCCGTGGGCGGCAGCGTGCCGGCCGGCGATGCCCTTTACTACGGCCGCGACGGCCAGCCTTATCTGCTGAAGACGCACACGGTGCTGACCGGCGAGTTCATCAGCGATGCCGGTTCCGGCATCGATCAGCAGACCGGCCAGGCCATCGTCAACGTCAGCTTCGATGGTCGCGGCACGCGCATCTTCTCGCGCCTGACCACCGAAAACGTCGGCAAGCGCATGGCCATCCTGCTGGACGACAAGGTCATCACCGCGCCGGTCATCAACGAGCCCATCACCGGCGGGCGGGCGCAGATCAACGGCTTCGCCGACACCCAGGAGGCCCACTCGGTGGCCATCATGCTGCGCGCCGGCGCGCTGCCGGCGCCGGTGGCGGTGGTGGAGGAGCGCAGCGTCGGGCCGAGCCTGGGCCAGGACTCCATCGAGCAGGGCATCAACTCCATCATCATCGGCATGCTGGTGGTGCTGGCCTTCATGACTTTCTATTACCGGCTCTTCGGCCTGGTGGCCAATCTGGCGCTCGCCCTCAACGTGGTGCTCATCATCGCCGCCCTGTCGCTGCTGGGCGCCACCCTGACCTTGCCAGGCATGGCCGGCATTGTGCTGACCGTGGGCATGGCGGTGGACGCCAATGTGCTCATCTACGAGCGCATCCGCGAGGAGCTGCGCAACGGCATGAGCCCGCGCGCCGCGGTGGACGCCGGCTTCGAGCGCGCAATGACCACCATCATCGACTCCAACATCACCACCCTGATCGCCGGCCTCGTGCTCTTCCAGTTCGGCACCGGCCCAGTGCGCGGCTTCGCGGTGGTGCTGAGCATCGGCATCCTGACCTCCATGTTCACCGCGGTCATGGTGAGCCGCGCGGTCATCCAGTTCGTGATGGGCCGCCGGCGCTTGCAGAAGCTCTATATCTGAGGATCGCCCATGGAATTCTTCAAAGGCAGCACGCAAATCCGCTTCATGGACCGGCGCGTCCATTTCGCCATCCTGTCCGCCATCCTGGTGCTGGGCAGTCTCGTTGCCTTGTTTACCAAGGGCTTGAATCTCGGCATCGACTTCACCGGCGGCACGCTCATCGAGGTGCGCTACCAGCAGGCGGCATCCGTTTCCCAAGTGCGCGAGGCACTGGCGCGCAACGGCTTCGGCGACGCGGTGGTGCAGACCTTCGGCTCGCCTCAGGACGTGCTGATCCGCCTGCCGGGCGGCAGCCAGGCCAGCAGCACGGCGCTCAGCGCCCGGGTGTCCGCCGCCCTGCAGCAAACGCCCGGCGGTCAAGGCCTGGAGATCCGGCGGGTGGAGTTCGTGGGCCCGCACGTGGGCCAGGAACTGGCCACCCAGGGCCTGCTGGCCCTGCTGCTGGTGATTCTCGGCATCCTGATCTACGTGAGCATCCGCTTCGAGTGGCGCTTCGCCGTGGGTTCCATCGTTGCGCTGCTGCATGACCCCATCCTGATCCTGGGCTTTTTCAGCGTCAGCGGCATGGAATTTTCCGTTACCACCCTGGCCGCGCTGCTGGCGGTGATGGGCTATTCAATCAACGATACGGTGGTGATCTTCGACCGCATCCGCGAATACCTGGTGCAGCAGCGCAACAAGTCGGTGGTGGAGGTGTTGGACATGAGCGTCAATTCCACCCTGTCCCGCACCATCATGACCAGCTTGACCACGCTGCTCGTGGTGCTGGCGCTGCTCTTCTTCGGCGGCCCGGTGATCCAGCCCTTTGCCGTGACCCTGGTGATCGGCATCATCGTCGGCACCTATTCCTCCATCTTCATCGCCAGTCCCGTGACCCTGTGGCTGGGCCTGAAGCGCGAGCACGTGCTGAAGACCAAGCTGATCCGCGCCGGCGACCGGGAGGACGGGGCGCGCATCTAGGCGGGCGGGTGTTGCCGGTGGAGGTGACGCGATCGCGGGCAAGCCCGTTCCTGCGGGGCGAGCGGCGCCGGGGCCACTTGTAGGAGCGGGCTTGCCCGCGATAAGGCCTGGATGAGAGCGGCGAGCAGACGCTGGTCGTTCGCCCTGGGCCGCATATCACTTCGCAGAGCCTTGGTTCCGAACAGGAGGCGCCATGAAGGTGAAGGAACTGATCGATACTTGGGAGAAGCACGCCAGCACCAGACTGACGGCACACGAACTGGCGATCCGGCTGCCGCTGCGCGATGCCGCGCGCATCGCCGCCCTGGCGGAGATGTATCCGCTCCGCAGCGAGCGGGAGCTCATCGCCGAGCTTTTGAGCGCGGCGCTGGACGAGTTGGAGACCTCGCTGCCCTACGTGCAGGGCGCGCGCGTGATCGCCGAGGATGACCAAGGCGATCCCATCTACGAGGACGTGGGTCCCACCCCCCGCTTTCACGCCCTGACGCGCAAGCATCTGCGGCGTCTGGAGAGTGAAACGTGAATCATGAAACGTGAGCCGGCAGTGCCCGGATCAGAATCACGAATCACGTTTCACCGATCACTGTCTCTCAAGCGCCGGCGGCGCGGCTCAAATCCCCTTGGGCGTTGTTGCGGACCAGCGCGGCGCCCTGCCGGAAGCTGTACCACACCTTGTTCTCGAAGTCATAGAGCTGGCAGCTTTTGAAAATGTGCCGCACCGTGGACCAGCGGAAGCGGTACTCGTGGATGTACGAGCCGTACTCCCGCTTCAGGTCGGCGTAGGCGCGCTTCAGGTTGTAGAAGGGGATGCGCGGGTCCACGTGATGCGGCGTGTGCACCATGATGTTGTGGATCAGCATTTCGCTCAGGCGAGAACAGCGCACCACCGTGCTGCAATAGAGCTGGCCGAGGGTATTGGTCCACTCCTGCCGCGAGTCGAAGAAGGGGATCTGCGGGTGGGTGTGGTGCAGGAAGATGAAGAGGGCGATGAAGTAGTTGAAGACCAGCCACGGTACGATGACCGCGGCGATCACGCCCACGATGCCGCCCGCGTAGGCATAGGCCAGCGCCGAGAAGGCCAGAAAGAAGACCAGCGTGATCAGCTTGTTCAGCGTGAGGAGATGGCGGTCCTCCGTGTTGGCGTCCGGCTTGAAGCGCACCATGCCGGGCCACCAGACGCGCAGCAGGTAGTGCAGGGCGCAGCTGTAGGGGCTGCGCTCCAGCCGATAGATGAAGCGCTGCCACGGCGAGCGGCTGGCGTATTCCGCCGGCGTCAGCGGACGCCAGATCCAGTCCACCGGACTGAAAGAGGTGAAGCTGTGGTGCACGCGGTTGTGGCCGAAGGCCCAGAGGCGATACATCTGCAGCGAAGGCAGCATGAAAATCGTGCCCAGCACCTCGGCCACGCGCTTGCTCTTGAAGAGCGCGCCGTGGGCGGCATCGTGGGCCCACACGAACATGAAAGCCACGGTGCAGCCGGCCAGCAGGCCGAAAAAGAGCTTCAGCCACGGGCTGTGGCTGGCAAAGACGCCCCACATGGCGCTCAGATAGAGGACAAGGTCGAAGGCGTACCAGCCCAGGGCTTTCCTGGTGGAGCGCTGATAGCAGTCGCTGGAGATCGCCTGGCGGACGGTGTTGAGCTTGATGCCTTGTAGGGTCTGGATATCGGTCGCTGAGCCCATGCTTCTTCCTGGTCAGGTTATAAATGGACCCGGTTATATTTATATAAACAAGGGCAGGATACAAGAGGGAAGTGGGTGCGCGGGGTCGCTGGCCGGCCTCCCGGGCTGGCCCGCCTGCTGGCGGTTCGAGGAGCGGTCGCTGGTAGGCGGCTAGATTGAGCTGGGCCTGTGCCGCCCAACGGGTTGGGGTTAGGAGCGGGCTGCGCCCGCCAGCAACCTGCTTTTTGCCGCTCATTGCGTTCGCTCTCGCTGCGCTCGCGAAAACGGGCCGCGCCCGTTGCCTGAGGCGCCATAGGCGCCGAAAGCGCAGCGGTAAACTTCCGCTGGTCGTTTTGCCGTTCACTGCGCTCGCTCTCGCCTGCGGCTCGCGAAACTCCCGTTGGTCGTTTTGCCACTCCCGTGGGCTGCTCTCGCCTGCGGCTCGCGCAACTCGACGGGACAACGGGGTGGAAACGGCAAAGGCAACCCAGAGCCCCGCTGCCGCCGTCGGCTGTCGGAGCGAGCTGGCTCGCGATTGCTCGCCAATCGACACGGCTGATCGCGAGCCAGCTCGCTCCTACAAGCCAGGATGACAGCCCGCCAGGCTTGGCGCGGCACCGCTCGCGCCGGGCAGGGGGAAGGCTGATAGGGCGGGTGCCCGGCCATTGCCCCTGGACCGCGCCGCCGCCGCTGGCCGTGGGAGCGGGCTCGCCCGCGATTCCTTGGCAGGCGATTCAGTCTATCGCGGGCCAGCCCGCTCCTACACGCCTCCAGTAGTCCCTCCCGCCGGATGCGGTTAGGGCTATGATTCCTTTGCCCCGCCGAGTCGCGCAATTCGCCATTGACCCGCAAAGCGGACCGGTGGCGGCGGATCGCTGCGCGTCGGGGACATTAGCCGTTCCGATTCCCAACATCTGCTGGCTGCGCTCCGCCGGTTTTCTCTCATGCCGAGCCGCAGCGCATCATGCTCCCGCATCCACATCCACGCGCCAGGTCCTGAACTCCCGATACAGCACCTGCCCCGGGCCGCCGCCTGGCTTGCGGGTGACGAAACGGGCCTGGGTCCAGTCCACGTCGGCGGCCTGGCCGGCGCGCGGGCTGTGGCGCAGGGCCAGGGCGGCGGCCTGGGCCAGCACCCGGTCCGGCGGGCGCTTTTCCTGCTTGGGCATGCGGATCAGCACGTGGGCGCCCGGATGGTCCTGCACGTGCAGCCAGATGTCCCAGGGGCGGGCGAGCTTGAAGGTGATGGTTTCGTTCTGGCGGGCGCTGCGCCCGACCAGGATCTCGTAGCCGTCCACGCTGACGCGCAGGGGCTCGGCATTGCCGTTGCCTGCGCGGGCGGCGCGCGGCTTCGTCTTGCCGGTCTCGGCCGGCGGATGGAGGGCTTCCAGGCGCGCGGCGATACTTGCCGGCGTGCCTTCGCCGCTGTCCAGCTCCCTGCTGAGCGCCTGCAGCGCGGCGAGCCGGTCCTCCAGCGCCCGTTGCCGCTCCAGGGCCTGGGCCAGGCCGCGCTCGGCCTTGCGCGCCTGCTTGAAGTAGCCTTCGGCCTGCTGATGCAGCGGCAGGCCGGGCGTGACCGGCACCCGGATGGCGGCGGGCGGCTCGGCGTTGTAGTCCAGCGCCTCCACCGCATCGCTTTGCGGAATCCGGTCGGGCAGGGTGTAGAGGGCCTGTCCCCAGCGCCGATAGCGGGCCGGGTCCTGCAGGCGCTCGACATCCGCGCGCACCTTGCGCAGCGTCTCGCTTTCGCGGTGGACGAGCTGCCGCAGCCGCTGTCGCAGCGCCGTCTGCAGCGGTGCCTGCGCATGCGCGCCGGTGCGCTCGCGCAGGAAGGCCGGCCAGCCCGTCAGGAAGTCGGCCGGGCCGAGCTCATCCCAGCCGGGCAGGACGATGGGATACAGCAGGTCGTGGTCGTCCCGCCGCAGGCGGTGCCAGGGTCGGCACTGCCGCCGCGCCGCTTCGGCCGTTGCGGCCAGATCGTCCTGGGCTGCCGGAGGCAGTGGGGGACGGAGGCGCGGCGCGATGAACCAGAGCCGCTCGCCACCCATGCCGGCCGGGGGACGGTAGGGTTGCTGCGGCAGGATGCGCGCTTCCGCCGCCGTGACCTCGTCCCAGCGCCAGGCGAAGCGCATTCGCCCGTCGCCTTCCAGCAGGACGAGGTTGCTGCGCTGTCCCAGCCACTCCGCCACCAGGGTGCGCTGGTCGCGCCGGCCGCTGATGTGCCGCCGTTCGAAACGCAGGCATAGCACCCGGTCCGGATGGGGCGCGTCGATGGCCTGCAGGTGCAGTCCCTGGAGCTGCTGGCGCGCCAGGTTGGCGAAGGGGGGTGACTCGGCCTCGGGCAGGGCGTCGGCCAGCCAGAGGCCCAGTGGCGCGCGGGCGATCTGCAGCAGCAGGTCGCGGGTGCCGAATGTCAGCACGATGCCGCCGGGTGCGCTGCGTACCTCGGTGAGCCTCGCCCCCCGCAGGGCATCTGCCAGGCAGGCGGCGGCGCACTGCAATTGCAGTGCGTCCATGTTGAAGCGGCCCGGGGGGGCGGCGGCTTGGGGCTTGGCGGGAGTTGTCGTCACGGTAGTTTTGGGCGCAGCGATCGGCTTGCGGTTTTGCCTGCTTTCACGTAATTTGAAGAGTTTCCTAATTTACCCACTTTTCCATCATAACACAGCGGCCAGCTGACGCGGGGTTGGCGGAGAGGCACCATGTTTTCCAAGAAGATGAATATTGCGGATTTCGATCCGGCCCTGTGGGCCGCCATCACCGGCGAGGCCCGGCGCCAGGAAGATCACATCGAGCTCATCGCTTCCGAGAACTTCACCAGTCCCCGCATCATGGAGGCGCAGGGCTCGGTGCTGACCAACAAGTACGCCGAAGGCTATCCTGGCAAGCGCTACTACGGCGGCTGCGAGTACGTGGACCAGGTGGAGCAGCTGGCCATCGACCGCGCCAAGCAGCTCTTCGGCGCCGAGCACGCCAACGTCCAGCCCCACTCCGGCTCCCAGGCCAACCAGGCGGTCTATCTGTCCGTGCTCAAGCCCGGCGACAAGATCATGGGCATGAACCTGGCCCACGGCGGCCACCTGACCCACGGCGCACCGGTGAATCTGTCCGGCAAGCTCTTCGAGGTGGTGGCCTACGGCGTTGCCGCCGAGGACGAGCGCATCGACTACGATGCCATGGCCGAGCTGGCCGAGCGCGAGAAGCCCAAGATGATCGTGGCCGGCGCCAGCGCCTACTCGCGCATCATTGATTTCGCCCGCATCGGCGAGATCGCCCGCGCGGTGGGCGCCTATCTGATGGTGGACATGGCCCACATCGCCGGCCTGGTGGCTGCCGGCCTGCACCCGAGCCCGGTGCCGCACGCCGATTTCGTCACCAGCACCACCCACAAGACCCTGC
This DNA window, taken from Thermithiobacillus tepidarius DSM 3134, encodes the following:
- the yajC gene encoding preprotein translocase subunit YajC, whose translation is MSFDLGLISSAYAQAPAAPQEPNLLLQLAPMLVIFAIFYFLLIRPQMKRAKELKQLVESLAKGDEVVTNGGLAGRVVNVGDDFLGLEVADGVVVKVQKQAVTLVLPKGSLKKT
- the secD gene encoding protein translocase subunit SecD; its protein translation is MNRYPLWKYLLILAVLIPSFLYALPNVYGTDPALEIKAPQGTAAPSPAQVESLLQQARIPYLQVRQGGGEIRARFPDAESQASAQVLLRQRLPAQTEVALASLSAAPGWLQALGAKPVNLGLDLRGGVYLLLQVQTEVAINRAVDRYVDELRVFMREKGIQYLRVEREGAQALRIKLNDQAALDAAGREFGERYPELALLPERTPDGLFLRVTLTDAEKERLRKFAVEQGIITIRNRIDQLGVSEPVIQRQGIDRIAVQLPGVQDTARAKQIIGSTAQLEFKMVDEEHDVAAAVGGSVPAGDALYYGRDGQPYLLKTHTVLTGEFISDAGSGIDQQTGQAIVNVSFDGRGTRIFSRLTTENVGKRMAILLDDKVITAPVINEPITGGRAQINGFADTQEAHSVAIMLRAGALPAPVAVVEERSVGPSLGQDSIEQGINSIIIGMLVVLAFMTFYYRLFGLVANLALALNVVLIIAALSLLGATLTLPGMAGIVLTVGMAVDANVLIYERIREELRNGMSPRAAVDAGFERAMTTIIDSNITTLIAGLVLFQFGTGPVRGFAVVLSIGILTSMFTAVMVSRAVIQFVMGRRRLQKLYI
- the secF gene encoding protein translocase subunit SecF yields the protein MEFFKGSTQIRFMDRRVHFAILSAILVLGSLVALFTKGLNLGIDFTGGTLIEVRYQQAASVSQVREALARNGFGDAVVQTFGSPQDVLIRLPGGSQASSTALSARVSAALQQTPGGQGLEIRRVEFVGPHVGQELATQGLLALLLVILGILIYVSIRFEWRFAVGSIVALLHDPILILGFFSVSGMEFSVTTLAALLAVMGYSINDTVVIFDRIREYLVQQRNKSVVEVLDMSVNSTLSRTIMTSLTTLLVVLALLFFGGPVIQPFAVTLVIGIIVGTYSSIFIASPVTLWLGLKREHVLKTKLIRAGDREDGARI
- the glyA gene encoding serine hydroxymethyltransferase — encoded protein: MFSKKMNIADFDPALWAAITGEARRQEDHIELIASENFTSPRIMEAQGSVLTNKYAEGYPGKRYYGGCEYVDQVEQLAIDRAKQLFGAEHANVQPHSGSQANQAVYLSVLKPGDKIMGMNLAHGGHLTHGAPVNLSGKLFEVVAYGVAAEDERIDYDAMAELAEREKPKMIVAGASAYSRIIDFARIGEIARAVGAYLMVDMAHIAGLVAAGLHPSPVPHADFVTSTTHKTLRGPRGGLILCREEYAKAVNSMIFPGLQGGPLMHVIAGKAVAFAEALAPEFKAYQQQVIDNAQALAKGVATRGYRIVSGGTDNHLFLVNLGDRLTGKDAEAALGRAHITVNKNGVPFDTRSPFVTSGIRIGTPAVTSRGFGTAEMHHLANWIGDVLDAPDDAGIAERVAGEVVELCRRFPVYG
- a CDS encoding fatty acid desaturase — translated: MGSATDIQTLQGIKLNTVRQAISSDCYQRSTRKALGWYAFDLVLYLSAMWGVFASHSPWLKLFFGLLAGCTVAFMFVWAHDAAHGALFKSKRVAEVLGTIFMLPSLQMYRLWAFGHNRVHHSFTSFSPVDWIWRPLTPAEYASRSPWQRFIYRLERSPYSCALHYLLRVWWPGMVRFKPDANTEDRHLLTLNKLITLVFFLAFSALAYAYAGGIVGVIAAVIVPWLVFNYFIALFIFLHHTHPQIPFFDSRQEWTNTLGQLYCSTVVRCSRLSEMLIHNIMVHTPHHVDPRIPFYNLKRAYADLKREYGSYIHEYRFRWSTVRHIFKSCQLYDFENKVWYSFRQGAALVRNNAQGDLSRAAGA
- a CDS encoding NFACT RNA binding domain-containing protein, translated to MTTTPAKPQAAAPPGRFNMDALQLQCAAACLADALRGARLTEVRSAPGGIVLTFGTRDLLLQIARAPLGLWLADALPEAESPPFANLARQQLQGLHLQAIDAPHPDRVLCLRFERRHISGRRDQRTLVAEWLGQRSNLVLLEGDGRMRFAWRWDEVTAAEARILPQQPYRPPAGMGGERLWFIAPRLRPPLPPAAQDDLAATAEAARRQCRPWHRLRRDDHDLLYPIVLPGWDELGPADFLTGWPAFLRERTGAHAQAPLQTALRQRLRQLVHRESETLRKVRADVERLQDPARYRRWGQALYTLPDRIPQSDAVEALDYNAEPPAAIRVPVTPGLPLHQQAEGYFKQARKAERGLAQALERQRALEDRLAALQALSRELDSGEGTPASIAARLEALHPPAETGKTKPRAARAGNGNAEPLRVSVDGYEILVGRSARQNETITFKLARPWDIWLHVQDHPGAHVLIRMPKQEKRPPDRVLAQAAALALRHSPRAGQAADVDWTQARFVTRKPGGGPGQVLYREFRTWRVDVDAGA